The window TCGCCCTGACGCTCCTGCTCGTCCTCGCGGTCGGCGGCTTCGCCGTCTGGGCGCTCAACCCCTACCAGGCGGAGCCGCGGGCGCTGCGCGAGGCCGTGGCCACCCCCGGCGTGGAGGTGGCCGTCACCGACGACGCCGTGGTCGTCAGCTCCACCCACGCCCCTCCCGGGGTCGGAGTCGTCTTCTACCCGGGCGCGCGCGTCGCACCCGAGGCCTATGCCGAGCCCTGGGCGCTGGTCGCCGCCGACACCGCCGTGCGGGTGGTCATCCCGCGGATGCCGCTGAACTTCGCGGTGTTCGACACCGACCGCGCCGACCGCGCCATCGCCGACCACGGCGACGGCGTCGACGCGTGGTACGTGGGCGGGCACTCGCTGGGCGGTGCCATGGCCGCCTCCCACCTCGGCGGACGCACGGACGACACGGTCGTCGGACTGGTCCTGTGGGGCTCCTACGCCACGGAGGGCGCGGGCCTGGCCGGGCGCGAGGACCTCGCCGTCATCTCGGTCTCGGGCAGCCGCGACGGCCTGTCCGACCCGGCGACGGTCGAGGAGAACCGCCCGAACCTGCCGCCCGACGCGCACACGCACCAGGTCCAGGGGATGAACCACGCCCAGTTCGGCGCCTACGGGGACCAGTCGGGGGACCTGCCCGCCGACATCGACGACGCCGAGGCCCACCACCGCCTCGCCGAGGTGACGGGGGACTTTCTGGACCGGTAGGGCCCGCACGTGCCAGGAGTCCGCACCCCCGAGGCGGTACGGACTCCTGGCACGAGGGGGAGGAGCGCCTCACGCGGCGGCGGAGCGGGAGCCGCGTACCAGCACCACGGCGGCCAACAGCGCGTCCTCCGCCTCGTCCAGCGCGGCCTGGACGTGGTGTCCGTCCGGAGCCGAGTGCACGGCGATGAGCGCGTGCGCCGCGCACATCGCCGCCTCCGCAGCCGCACCCGGCCGTGAGGGGGCCGGGTCGGTCGCCCACTGCCAGTCGCTGACGGTCCGCTCCATCCTGCGGTACAGCAGGGCCTGCCCCACCTCCCGGTCCTGCACCGCGTGGGCCCACGCGTTCGGCGCTCCCTCGGCGGGGCGCACCGAGTCCGGACCGGCCTGGATCTCCGCCGCGGCGATCAGACTCTGCGCGAGCGCGGGCACGTCCTCCTCGTGCGCGCCGCTGCTGCGATGCTGGGGATCGAACACGGGAGGGAGCCCCAGAGCGGTCAGCGCACGCACGATCGGTCCGGGGTCGCCGATAGCCTGCGTCATCTCAACCTCCGGCTGTCTGCTTTGGCACATCTCCAGCCCTCTACCCAGTCATCGGCTACTTCCCGAACGCATTCCCAGTGTTTTCGTCGAAAAACTCGGATGAGTGCTACGGAGGTGCAACGACACAGCCCCGGGTCGGGTTCCTACTGTCCGTCGCGAATCCCGCGGGTTCCGGGGGCACCAGGGCCCTCGA is drawn from Nocardiopsis dassonvillei subsp. dassonvillei DSM 43111 and contains these coding sequences:
- a CDS encoding alpha/beta hydrolase; the protein is MKKKNRERGRAAKALGIAALALTLLLVLAVGGFAVWALNPYQAEPRALREAVATPGVEVAVTDDAVVVSSTHAPPGVGVVFYPGARVAPEAYAEPWALVAADTAVRVVIPRMPLNFAVFDTDRADRAIADHGDGVDAWYVGGHSLGGAMAASHLGGRTDDTVVGLVLWGSYATEGAGLAGREDLAVISVSGSRDGLSDPATVEENRPNLPPDAHTHQVQGMNHAQFGAYGDQSGDLPADIDDAEAHHRLAEVTGDFLDR